The following proteins are co-located in the Mesotoga sp. BH458_6_3_2_1 genome:
- a CDS encoding MFS transporter produces the protein MREKMNRNISVYYRFKFSQNMLIIGPVLVPYMLFKGLSYSEMMLLQSISAVAVVLFEVPTGSIADRVSRKFSLTISSVIMAFGLSLYIFCGSFLAFVLAELLFGLGMTFSSGADSAILYESLSRMEREKEYSKIEAKAMSNIFVGQAVGSIASGLLYSVSPYIPFWISLGMLFLSSGYSLFFTEPDHGERSRESYLVHVARSFGDAVKKPRVRWALYFSALMGVMLRASFWLYEPYFKLVRLDIALYGVVFAGFNVVCALSSRYLMKLFENVRPRKSLTLLGLLMGGAYLIPLILLNVGSLAFLALGQIVRAIYQPIMRFYINRQIEDAFRATIISIVSLTASLSFAVFSPLIGLGLDEVGAIPVYVVMGLVSVGGSLFLWRVRNLQKRKKAAADRESAPEETVS, from the coding sequence ATGAGGGAGAAGATGAATCGAAATATCTCAGTTTACTACCGTTTCAAGTTTTCACAGAACATGCTCATCATTGGTCCGGTTCTTGTCCCTTATATGCTTTTCAAGGGGCTGAGTTATTCGGAGATGATGCTCCTGCAGTCGATCTCGGCAGTGGCAGTTGTTCTCTTCGAAGTGCCGACCGGTTCGATAGCCGACAGGGTTTCAAGAAAGTTCTCCCTCACGATTTCATCGGTAATAATGGCCTTCGGACTGTCTCTGTATATTTTCTGCGGAAGTTTTCTGGCCTTTGTCCTTGCAGAGCTGCTCTTTGGGCTTGGAATGACTTTCAGCTCAGGGGCGGACTCGGCGATACTTTACGAGAGTCTTTCAAGAATGGAAAGAGAGAAGGAATACAGCAAGATAGAAGCGAAGGCCATGTCAAATATCTTCGTAGGTCAGGCCGTTGGATCGATAGCAAGCGGGCTTCTATATTCAGTTTCACCTTACATTCCCTTCTGGATATCTCTGGGAATGCTGTTTCTATCGAGCGGCTATTCCCTCTTCTTCACAGAGCCTGACCATGGAGAAAGATCAAGAGAGTCGTATCTGGTTCACGTTGCTAGGTCTTTCGGCGATGCCGTAAAGAAGCCGAGAGTCAGATGGGCCCTGTACTTCTCAGCGCTGATGGGAGTGATGTTGAGGGCAAGCTTCTGGCTGTATGAGCCGTACTTTAAACTTGTCAGGCTGGATATTGCCCTCTACGGGGTTGTCTTTGCTGGGTTCAACGTCGTTTGTGCGCTTTCGTCAAGGTATCTAATGAAGCTCTTCGAAAATGTCAGGCCGAGAAAATCGCTGACACTCCTTGGATTACTGATGGGAGGCGCGTATCTAATCCCTCTGATTCTTCTGAACGTCGGTTCGCTTGCATTTCTGGCGCTTGGTCAGATAGTCAGAGCTATATACCAGCCTATCATGAGATTCTATATCAACAGGCAGATAGAAGATGCCTTCAGGGCGACGATAATCTCGATAGTTAGTCTCACCGCCAGTCTCTCCTTTGCAGTTTTTTCGCCGCTAATCGGGTTGGGGCTGGACGAGGTAGGCGCAATTCCCGTTTATGTAGTAATGGGGCTTGTTTCGGTCGGCGGATCGCTGTTCCTCTGGAGAGTCAGAAATCTCCAGAAAAGAAAGAAGGCCGCGGCAGATAGAGAATCTGCGCCGGAGGAGACAGTCAGTTAA
- a CDS encoding carboxymuconolactone decarboxylase family protein: MNQKFYKRFFTIKESYQILFDAMRTMKHMSRAKRKEELSTELIEKVMLTVTEINGCEVCSVFHNKVAEKEGMKEEEIQMLFVADVEEIPQEDAPAILFSREYANSSGNPSEDSWSSLKTFYGESKAKGILGAVRTIMMGNTFGIVWGALVNRLKGKQVEGSSLWYEISMLVSFIFFIPVAIVHALLASLFKKPIIAFQTQEAAV; this comes from the coding sequence TTGAATCAGAAGTTCTATAAGCGCTTCTTTACGATAAAGGAGTCTTACCAGATTCTCTTCGATGCGATGAGAACAATGAAACACATGAGCCGTGCAAAGAGAAAAGAAGAACTTAGCACCGAGTTGATAGAAAAGGTCATGCTTACCGTAACCGAAATAAACGGGTGCGAGGTCTGTTCGGTCTTCCACAACAAGGTCGCCGAGAAAGAGGGAATGAAGGAAGAAGAGATTCAGATGCTCTTTGTGGCTGACGTTGAAGAGATCCCGCAGGAGGATGCTCCCGCCATCCTATTCTCGCGAGAATATGCAAACTCTTCGGGAAACCCTTCCGAGGATTCATGGAGTTCTCTTAAGACCTTCTATGGGGAATCGAAAGCCAAGGGAATACTCGGTGCCGTTAGGACAATCATGATGGGAAATACCTTCGGAATAGTGTGGGGCGCACTGGTAAACCGTCTTAAGGGAAAGCAAGTTGAGGGAAGCAGCCTATGGTATGAAATCAGCATGCTCGTCTCTTTCATCTTCTTCATCCCCGTGGCGATCGTCCATGCCTTGCTCGCAAGTCTTTTCAAGAAGCCCATAATTGCCTTCCAGACGCAGGAAGCTGCTGTTTAG
- the ltrA gene encoding group II intron reverse transcriptase/maturase, translating to MLTDKMRSYEIPKKVVLEAFKKVKENRGAEGIDEVSLKEFEADLDNNLYKIWNRMSSGSYFPPPVKAIEIEKKSGGKRVLGIPTVGDRVAQMVAKIYLNPLVDPHFHKDSYGYREGKSAVDALEVTRQRCWQYDWVLEFDIKGLFDNIDHELLMRAVKKHVKIPWLILYIERWLKAPFMQANGRVEERSKGTPQGGVISPVLANLFMHYAFDKWMERTHPDKPFARYADDGVIHCRTLEEARLFLESLKERLEECKLELHPEKTRIVYCKDDKRKDEYPNTSFDFLGYTFRVRSCKDRNGRIFYSFTPAVSEQAKKAMRQKIRRMRLQTKSYLSIEELSERINPVIRGWINYYGHFRKFEEYVYSTESAKQSLSSVGKKQVQEKERSHKSE from the coding sequence GTGCTAACAGACAAAATGAGGTCGTATGAAATCCCCAAGAAAGTAGTACTGGAAGCATTCAAGAAAGTGAAAGAGAACAGAGGGGCAGAAGGAATAGACGAGGTAAGCCTGAAAGAGTTCGAAGCCGATCTGGACAACAATCTCTACAAGATTTGGAATCGAATGTCCTCAGGCAGTTACTTTCCACCTCCAGTAAAAGCTATAGAGATAGAAAAGAAGAGTGGAGGCAAGAGAGTACTGGGAATCCCCACAGTGGGGGACAGAGTAGCCCAGATGGTAGCCAAAATCTATCTAAATCCCCTGGTAGATCCACACTTCCATAAGGACTCCTACGGATACAGGGAGGGAAAGTCAGCGGTAGATGCCCTTGAAGTAACGAGGCAGAGATGCTGGCAGTATGACTGGGTACTGGAATTCGACATTAAAGGACTGTTCGACAACATAGACCATGAACTACTAATGAGGGCAGTCAAGAAACATGTGAAGATTCCATGGCTAATACTCTACATAGAGAGATGGCTGAAAGCACCCTTTATGCAAGCGAATGGAAGAGTCGAAGAGAGGAGCAAGGGAACGCCACAGGGAGGAGTAATAAGCCCTGTACTGGCTAACCTCTTCATGCATTACGCCTTCGACAAGTGGATGGAGAGAACTCATCCGGATAAGCCCTTTGCCAGATACGCAGATGATGGAGTGATACACTGTAGAACTCTGGAGGAAGCCCGGCTTTTTCTTGAAAGTCTCAAAGAAAGACTGGAAGAATGCAAACTAGAGCTTCATCCAGAGAAGACCCGTATTGTCTACTGCAAAGACGATAAAAGGAAGGACGAGTATCCAAATACAAGCTTTGACTTTCTAGGATACACCTTCAGAGTCCGTAGCTGCAAAGACAGAAACGGGAGAATCTTCTACAGCTTCACCCCTGCAGTGAGTGAACAGGCAAAGAAGGCGATGAGACAGAAGATCCGGAGAATGAGACTTCAAACCAAGTCATACCTGAGTATTGAAGAACTCTCAGAAAGAATCAACCCGGTAATAAGAGGGTGGATAAACTACTATGGACACTTTCGCAAATTTGAGGAGTATGTATACAGTACTGAGTCGGCTAAACAAAGCCTTAGTTCAGTGGGTAAGAAACAAGTACAAGAAAAGGAGAGGTCACACAAAAGCGAGTAA
- a CDS encoding ABC transporter substrate-binding protein, whose protein sequence is MRRFLVLITVICVAFSVTLLAADSFTVYTTLEELAAKELFDKYEEVTGIRVDWVRLSGGEAEARMEAEKLNPQASIWVGGVGLNHISAKLKGLTTPYFSRAAANTPEQYKDPEGYWIGLYLGPLAFATHNGRAAELGLEAPKGWFDIIDSKYEGLVRVANPNTSGTAYNLITCMIALFGGDEDLAFQYLEKLDQNIEMYTRSGSAGGKSVAIGEIPFAIGYAHDMVKLKAEGADITITVPEEGTGFEIASMSLIKDGPDPVNAKKLYDWILTEEAQAIIASWYVIPVSKIAPKHPLSFSMDEIKTVNQNYVWDAENKERLLDRWTDEIGGGVE, encoded by the coding sequence ATGAGAAGATTTCTGGTTTTGATTACTGTCATCTGTGTTGCCTTTTCTGTAACCCTTCTCGCTGCAGACTCGTTTACTGTTTACACGACTCTTGAAGAGCTTGCAGCGAAAGAGCTGTTCGACAAGTACGAAGAAGTGACCGGTATAAGGGTTGACTGGGTTAGACTGTCCGGTGGAGAGGCAGAAGCTAGAATGGAAGCTGAGAAGCTGAATCCGCAGGCCTCAATTTGGGTTGGAGGAGTCGGACTGAACCACATCAGCGCAAAGCTGAAGGGTCTCACCACCCCTTATTTCTCTAGAGCCGCTGCAAACACCCCCGAGCAGTACAAGGACCCCGAGGGCTATTGGATAGGTCTTTATCTCGGACCGCTGGCCTTCGCCACTCACAACGGCCGTGCAGCAGAACTCGGACTTGAAGCACCCAAGGGCTGGTTCGACATAATCGATTCTAAGTACGAGGGCCTCGTGAGAGTGGCGAATCCAAATACTTCAGGAACGGCCTACAATCTTATCACTTGCATGATTGCTCTCTTTGGTGGTGACGAGGATCTGGCTTTCCAATATCTTGAGAAACTGGATCAGAACATTGAGATGTACACAAGATCCGGTTCCGCCGGTGGAAAGAGTGTAGCAATAGGAGAAATTCCCTTTGCTATAGGCTATGCTCACGATATGGTCAAGCTCAAGGCCGAAGGGGCAGACATCACAATTACTGTTCCTGAGGAAGGTACAGGCTTCGAAATCGCTTCTATGTCTTTGATCAAGGATGGACCGGATCCTGTCAATGCTAAGAAGTTGTACGATTGGATTCTGACCGAAGAGGCGCAGGCTATTATCGCAAGTTGGTATGTTATACCAGTCTCAAAGATAGCTCCTAAGCATCCCCTTTCTTTCAGCATGGACGAAATCAAGACAGTTAACCAGAATTACGTCTGGGATGCTGAGAACAAAGAAAGACTGCTAGATCGCTGGACCGATGAAATCGGCGGCGGGGTAGAATAA
- a CDS encoding GGDEF domain-containing protein, with amino-acid sequence MTFDQWKEELEKLSNEGPFAIADIDIDKFSLLNKEYGRDCGDRVFEILDKTLKENLPDKLSFVRFGDEFFVYSSEYTLETLFMEMQDLTQTISKLSFECKGKTVRFTVSGAVGEFPRNASTVEKLLNLLSEGMRKAKVTGRAQIIFAPLEKESKMVMKSNYYLRSQLDGLVKLTALLNRTESSLLREALDDLLRKYKL; translated from the coding sequence ATGACTTTTGATCAGTGGAAAGAAGAACTCGAGAAACTCTCCAACGAAGGCCCCTTTGCTATTGCAGATATAGATATCGACAAGTTTTCGCTTTTGAACAAGGAATATGGAAGAGACTGCGGAGACAGGGTCTTCGAAATTCTCGACAAGACGCTGAAGGAGAATCTCCCGGATAAGCTGTCGTTTGTCAGGTTTGGAGACGAGTTTTTTGTCTACAGCAGCGAGTACACCCTTGAGACTCTGTTTATGGAGATGCAGGATTTGACTCAGACTATTTCGAAGCTCTCATTTGAATGCAAGGGAAAGACGGTTAGGTTTACCGTCAGCGGTGCAGTAGGAGAGTTTCCAAGGAACGCGTCGACGGTCGAGAAACTGCTGAACCTCCTTTCGGAGGGAATGAGAAAGGCAAAGGTCACAGGGAGAGCACAGATAATCTTTGCGCCGCTTGAAAAGGAATCGAAGATGGTTATGAAATCCAATTACTACTTGAGATCGCAGCTCGACGGACTGGTAAAACTAACTGCCCTTTTGAACAGAACCGAGTCATCACTCTTACGGGAAGCGCTGGATGATCTACTGAGAAAATACAAATTGTAG
- a CDS encoding DUF6485 family protein, with protein MKCEVDRNLENCNCTYPGCPRKGKCCECIAYHRRNGELPACYFTEEQEKTWDRSVEYFVKVNSKR; from the coding sequence TTGAAATGTGAAGTCGACAGAAATCTTGAGAATTGCAATTGCACCTATCCGGGCTGTCCAAGAAAAGGAAAGTGCTGCGAGTGCATCGCTTATCACCGTAGAAACGGAGAACTCCCGGCCTGCTACTTCACTGAAGAACAGGAGAAGACCTGGGACAGAAGCGTTGAGTACTTTGTAAAGGTCAATAGCAAGAGATAG
- a CDS encoding HEPN domain-containing protein: protein MQFPRTQNINVLIQHIPDSIQIPEEVFEAAKLTGYAVSSRYPGIVEPITESEYKMALESAKFVFEWVSDSIMSSE from the coding sequence ATTCAGTTTCCGAGAACCCAGAATATCAACGTTCTCATTCAGCATATACCCGACAGCATACAAATTCCGGAAGAAGTGTTTGAAGCGGCTAAGCTTACAGGCTATGCTGTCTCTTCTCGATATCCCGGAATCGTTGAACCTATTACCGAATCTGAATACAAAATGGCTCTCGAATCAGCCAAGTTCGTTTTCGAATGGGTTTCTGATTCGATTATGAGTTCAGAGTAG
- a CDS encoding Thrombospondin type 3 repeat protein, with translation MKKVVLITIAVLLIGGMTLAVGYGSRQMKRVQDVAACETFVDEDGDGINDNCPVDGEKVYMNRRAQAGNEEATRAMQRVQDPTTCENFVDANEDGINDNCPNGGERLMENKSAQDGTGYRYGASGEKGPGRGKGFGKTR, from the coding sequence ATGAAGAAAGTAGTACTGATTACGATAGCGGTTCTTTTGATCGGCGGAATGACTTTGGCTGTTGGTTATGGTTCAAGGCAAATGAAGAGAGTTCAGGATGTGGCGGCATGTGAGACCTTCGTGGATGAAGACGGAGACGGAATCAACGATAACTGCCCCGTAGACGGTGAAAAGGTTTACATGAATAGAAGAGCACAGGCTGGTAATGAAGAGGCAACAAGAGCAATGCAGAGAGTTCAGGATCCCACAACCTGTGAGAACTTTGTGGACGCAAACGAAGACGGCATTAACGACAACTGCCCGAACGGCGGCGAAAGACTTATGGAAAACAAGAGCGCACAGGACGGAACAGGATACAGATACGGCGCCTCTGGCGAAAAAGGTCCCGGACGCGGTAAAGGCTTCGGAAAGACAAGATAA
- a CDS encoding molybdopterin-dependent oxidoreductase — MKIPILILIGIIAVVIIVFGVTNGMNDAPLDVVTVREYQGVKLDDLSAFRENSIKGVQYVNIEEYALKIGGLAETPYFMNYSELQELQHVEKLVTLHCVEGWTAKMLWEGIPLMDLIEKADPDDRVTNVIFKSTDSYTTSLTLDYIRERNIILADKLNGIELPPAQGFPFIVVAEDKWGYKWARWVEEIELSDDDKYRGYWEEFGYSKDGSLDKPMFDR; from the coding sequence TTGAAGATACCGATTCTGATTCTTATAGGAATTATCGCAGTGGTTATTATTGTGTTTGGAGTCACAAACGGCATGAATGATGCACCTTTAGACGTGGTGACCGTGAGGGAATACCAGGGCGTCAAGCTGGACGACCTGAGCGCCTTCAGAGAGAACTCGATAAAGGGTGTGCAGTACGTAAACATCGAAGAATACGCCTTGAAGATTGGCGGTCTTGCAGAAACCCCTTATTTCATGAACTACTCGGAATTGCAGGAGCTTCAGCATGTAGAAAAGCTAGTAACACTGCATTGTGTGGAGGGGTGGACGGCGAAGATGCTCTGGGAAGGGATTCCGCTAATGGATTTGATCGAAAAGGCCGACCCGGATGATAGAGTGACAAATGTGATATTCAAGTCTACCGACAGCTACACAACAAGCCTGACCCTCGACTACATTCGGGAAAGGAATATCATACTGGCCGACAAACTGAACGGCATCGAACTGCCGCCGGCTCAGGGCTTTCCCTTCATTGTGGTCGCCGAAGACAAATGGGGCTACAAGTGGGCGCGCTGGGTCGAGGAGATCGAACTGTCAGACGACGATAAGTATAGAGGTTACTGGGAAGAATTCGGATACAGCAAAGACGGAAGCCTGGACAAACCGATGTTCGACAGGTAG
- a CDS encoding nucleotidyltransferase domain-containing protein → MADNDLNLLLDQIVQLASPLRVLLFGSRAKGEGSVTSDYDLLVIVKDGEGRRRTAQMLYREIKGVKTPFDLIVATESDIADYADNPFMVFNSALKERIELYAS, encoded by the coding sequence ATGGCCGATAATGATCTTAATCTATTACTGGATCAGATTGTTCAGCTGGCGTCTCCCTTAAGAGTACTGCTGTTTGGCTCGCGCGCCAAGGGCGAGGGTTCAGTCACGAGCGATTATGATCTCCTGGTTATTGTGAAGGATGGGGAAGGCCGCAGGAGAACGGCACAGATGCTGTACAGAGAAATCAAAGGTGTTAAAACTCCTTTCGACCTCATTGTAGCTACCGAGAGCGATATCGCGGATTACGCAGACAATCCCTTCATGGTTTTCAATAGTGCCCTGAAGGAAAGAATAGAGCTATATGCATCTTGA
- a CDS encoding bifunctional UDP-sugar hydrolase/5'-nucleotidase yields the protein MKKAKFLVLVVLLLSILSFSTTIKMYLVTDYHSHAIPFYSEGQRGFGGIAKIIAFLKDKTGDEDTLVFGGGDMINLGTPAWSDKFHAIEMPWFNNIFDAMAYGNHDSEYGPADFQEVWKDVTYPILGANVLDAGGVPVFEYFGKRYLVLEVEGKKIGVFALAGSDFDSLVKPAARPVEGATFGDFMITASEIVDEMEAEGVDLIVFIGHAEYEETLKLAREIEGIDLIFGTHSHLKIPLTKIEGTETYFISPYQYGTYAAEVVVYFGADGQKSVSGSLIPMDDSMPEDPVIADKVEKLQYELESDPEFAHLFEWIGDVETELSAANVNTGESVLGNFVMDIIREKSGANVALSTSSSFRASIAPGSTVYEDLKNALPYVNIIYVYEVKGETLEKILNHSVSQSGTGFFSQVSGVRFIISNGKAKSIEVQADLECPDSFDLLNPEATYLVATTNYQGLFAPGYKDLFAGLPYTDTGLDVQKIVKEYMQNNSPVSARLDGRIR from the coding sequence GTGAAAAAGGCTAAATTCCTTGTTCTGGTTGTTCTCCTTCTTTCAATCCTTTCGTTCTCAACGACCATCAAGATGTATCTAGTAACCGATTATCACTCTCACGCAATTCCCTTCTATTCTGAGGGGCAACGCGGGTTCGGGGGAATCGCCAAGATAATTGCTTTTCTGAAAGACAAAACCGGCGATGAAGACACTCTCGTTTTTGGCGGCGGAGACATGATAAACCTCGGGACCCCGGCGTGGTCCGACAAGTTCCACGCCATAGAGATGCCCTGGTTCAACAACATCTTCGATGCCATGGCTTACGGCAATCACGACTCGGAATACGGACCGGCAGATTTTCAGGAAGTCTGGAAAGATGTCACTTATCCGATTCTTGGCGCCAACGTTCTCGATGCAGGCGGCGTACCTGTCTTCGAATACTTTGGAAAGAGATACTTGGTCCTAGAAGTTGAAGGCAAGAAAATCGGTGTCTTCGCTCTTGCAGGATCGGATTTCGATAGTCTTGTCAAGCCAGCTGCAAGGCCAGTTGAAGGAGCGACTTTCGGAGATTTTATGATAACTGCGAGTGAGATCGTTGACGAAATGGAGGCAGAGGGAGTCGATCTCATCGTTTTTATAGGACATGCAGAGTACGAGGAGACGCTGAAATTGGCAAGAGAGATCGAAGGCATAGACCTGATTTTCGGTACACACAGCCATCTCAAGATCCCTCTTACAAAGATCGAGGGAACTGAAACATACTTCATTTCGCCTTATCAGTATGGAACATATGCGGCGGAAGTGGTAGTTTACTTCGGAGCCGACGGTCAGAAATCCGTCTCGGGATCGCTAATACCCATGGACGATTCCATGCCAGAGGATCCAGTCATAGCGGATAAGGTAGAAAAACTTCAGTACGAACTGGAAAGCGATCCTGAGTTCGCTCACCTGTTCGAATGGATCGGGGATGTCGAAACGGAACTCTCTGCGGCCAATGTCAACACGGGAGAATCGGTTCTCGGCAATTTCGTGATGGACATCATTAGAGAGAAATCAGGAGCAAACGTAGCCCTTTCTACTTCGAGCAGCTTCAGGGCATCTATTGCACCGGGATCGACTGTTTACGAGGATCTGAAGAACGCCCTTCCTTATGTAAACATAATCTATGTCTATGAGGTGAAGGGAGAAACGCTTGAGAAGATTCTGAACCATTCAGTCAGCCAGAGCGGCACCGGGTTCTTCTCTCAGGTCTCCGGTGTGCGATTCATAATCAGCAACGGAAAGGCAAAGTCGATTGAGGTCCAGGCGGATTTGGAATGCCCGGACAGCTTCGATTTACTGAATCCCGAGGCAACCTATCTGGTAGCTACAACGAATTACCAGGGACTCTTCGCTCCAGGTTACAAGGATCTCTTTGCGGGGCTTCCATACACCGATACCGGACTGGATGTACAGAAGATAGTCAAGGAATATATGCAGAACAACAGCCCGGTAAGCGCCAGACTTGACGGAAGAATTAGGTAA
- a CDS encoding group II intron maturase-specific domain-containing protein, with translation MVLVYPGEWVDKVNRRLLEEFEKIEVQLNEEKSKIVNMEKGSFQFLGFEFRMVKAKNGKRRPDYKPNKKARKALLEKLKYQFHIYRSNSLERLVEAINSILRGWVNYFRIGNSKKVFSFIRDWVNRKLRRHMMRKKQKKGFGWKRWSKEELLKITGIYNDYRLRYLRQKALPAR, from the coding sequence GTGGTCCTTGTCTATCCCGGAGAGTGGGTAGATAAAGTCAACAGGAGACTACTGGAAGAATTCGAGAAGATAGAGGTTCAGCTCAATGAAGAAAAGAGCAAGATAGTCAACATGGAGAAGGGTAGCTTCCAATTCCTTGGATTTGAATTCCGGATGGTGAAGGCCAAGAATGGAAAACGTAGACCTGACTACAAACCAAACAAGAAGGCTAGAAAGGCATTACTGGAAAAGCTGAAGTACCAGTTCCACATTTATCGCTCCAACTCCTTAGAAAGACTGGTGGAAGCGATAAACTCAATATTGAGGGGCTGGGTAAACTACTTCAGGATAGGTAATTCAAAGAAAGTCTTCAGTTTCATAAGAGACTGGGTGAACAGGAAACTCAGAAGACACATGATGAGGAAGAAACAGAAGAAAGGCTTCGGCTGGAAGAGGTGGAGTAAGGAGGAGTTACTCAAGATCACTGGAATCTACAATGATTACAGGCTAAGATATCTCCGACAGAAAGCACTCCCGGCACGATAG
- a CDS encoding reverse transcriptase domain-containing protein: MRKGFIPLQEVRNKIYLKAKAEPEWRFWGLYTHICKVETLEKAYYMARKNNGSPGVDGVSFHDIEEIGVRNYILELLQELLKGEYEPLEYRSLSIPKANGKERILKIPTIRDRIVQGAMKLILEPIFETDFQEGSFGFRPGRSAHDAIERVDKELFKGKTIVIDLDLKGFFDNVKHYILFEKVAKRIDDPEIMHLLKLICKICRRPCGPCLSRRVGR; this comes from the coding sequence ATGAGAAAAGGATTCATACCCCTGCAGGAAGTGAGGAACAAGATATACCTCAAGGCGAAGGCCGAACCAGAATGGAGATTCTGGGGACTATACACCCATATCTGTAAGGTAGAAACACTGGAAAAGGCCTACTACATGGCCAGAAAGAACAACGGATCTCCCGGGGTGGATGGAGTAAGCTTTCATGACATCGAGGAAATAGGTGTAAGGAACTATATCCTCGAACTACTTCAGGAATTGCTCAAGGGAGAGTACGAACCATTGGAATACAGAAGCCTATCCATACCTAAGGCCAACGGTAAAGAGAGAATACTGAAGATACCGACCATAAGGGACAGGATAGTACAGGGAGCAATGAAGCTTATCCTCGAACCAATATTCGAAACGGACTTCCAGGAGGGATCGTTTGGATTCAGACCGGGAAGAAGCGCGCATGATGCAATAGAAAGAGTGGACAAGGAACTGTTCAAAGGAAAGACAATTGTGATAGACCTTGACCTCAAAGGCTTCTTCGACAATGTCAAACACTATATACTCTTTGAGAAAGTAGCGAAGAGAATAGACGATCCAGAGATAATGCATCTACTGAAACTCATATGCAAGATATGCAGACGACCTTGTGGTCCTTGTCTATCCCGGAGAGTGGGTAGATAA
- a CDS encoding ABC transporter substrate-binding protein, translating to MKRHLIIAVSLFVVILLTAASAQEPIKIGVVMNLTGHWASIDTPCTNGVKLAASQINEAGGVLGREIHLEIVDTMADEEETRRAVVRLIEDKKVSVLIGYCDTHWVNIAATVAREYGVPFVTPGATHPRIPERFGAWLACFGDNAQASAIAEYVVRELGLKRGAVWIDTAVDFSVAVTEYFIDALEHYGGETVFEDYFEVSMKDFSSMAVRLKGYQDRGEVDFVYVGAVPDNCGLIAKQLRESGVTIPIFGEDGFDTSLLVEIGGEAAEGVVFATHVSLEAPDGTVRKFVSDYESMFGKIPENAFAALGYDALRLVSKAIELAGSDSPAKIPEGLAQIEDFEGVSGIISYNDGSKIPDKSVSIIQVENGEFRTVKQMIPEYLPDPAIAE from the coding sequence ATGAAAAGACATCTGATAATAGCCGTTTCACTATTTGTCGTTATTCTCTTAACAGCTGCCTCGGCGCAGGAACCTATAAAGATAGGCGTAGTGATGAATCTTACCGGCCACTGGGCCTCGATAGACACTCCCTGCACAAATGGAGTTAAACTGGCTGCATCCCAGATAAACGAGGCTGGGGGTGTTCTGGGGCGCGAGATTCATCTGGAGATTGTCGACACCATGGCCGATGAAGAAGAAACGAGAAGAGCGGTAGTTAGGCTCATAGAGGATAAGAAGGTATCCGTTTTGATAGGCTATTGCGATACTCACTGGGTTAATATTGCGGCTACTGTTGCCCGAGAATATGGAGTCCCTTTCGTTACGCCCGGAGCGACACATCCCAGGATTCCGGAGCGTTTCGGGGCCTGGCTGGCCTGCTTCGGAGACAATGCCCAGGCTTCGGCGATTGCAGAATATGTTGTGAGAGAGCTTGGACTGAAGAGAGGCGCCGTCTGGATCGACACGGCGGTGGATTTCAGTGTTGCTGTAACTGAGTATTTCATAGATGCACTTGAGCATTACGGAGGAGAGACAGTTTTTGAAGACTACTTTGAGGTAAGTATGAAGGATTTCTCCTCAATGGCCGTCCGTCTGAAGGGATATCAGGACAGGGGCGAGGTTGACTTCGTTTACGTCGGCGCCGTTCCTGACAACTGCGGTTTGATCGCCAAACAGCTTCGGGAGAGCGGGGTTACAATTCCAATTTTCGGAGAGGACGGCTTCGATACATCGCTCCTTGTAGAAATCGGAGGGGAAGCGGCCGAAGGCGTCGTCTTTGCGACTCACGTTTCACTCGAAGCCCCAGACGGAACTGTCCGGAAATTCGTGTCGGATTACGAATCAATGTTCGGAAAAATCCCCGAAAATGCCTTCGCAGCGCTGGGATATGATGCCCTCAGATTGGTCTCAAAGGCAATCGAACTCGCCGGGAGCGATTCTCCAGCAAAAATCCCTGAAGGCTTGGCGCAAATTGAGGATTTCGAGGGTGTCTCCGGAATAATAAGCTATAACGACGGAAGCAAGATTCCCGATAAATCAGTGTCGATTATCCAGGTTGAGAACGGAGAGTTCAGAACGGTGAAGCAAATGATCCCCGAGTACCTTCCCGATCCGGCTATTGCAGAATAG